CAACTCGGTGAAGCGGGTGGAAGGAGGAAAGCGGGTCTACACGGACATGGATTACCAGCGGCTCAGGTTCATCAAGCGCCTCAAAGACCTGGGGCTCACCCTTGCCGAGATGCAGGAGCTCGAGGATATTTACCAGATCCATAGGACCAACCGCAAGGTCCTTCCAAGACTACTTGAACTCCTCGAGCACCATGCCAGCCGGATCGACGAGAGAGTCCAGAACCTAAACAGGCTCAAGAAGGAAATAGTCCAGTACCAGGAGAGGATAAGGCAGAAGTTGAATCACGGGCTACAGGAGAGATCGATTCGGAAATAGAAGAATCTGGACCCAAGAAACGGGCCGAGGCCGGGGGATCTTGGTTCCGAATCCTTCGATTTCAAAGGAAAGACTGGGAATTTGCCGGGAGGAAGGGATGAACACGGTGGTCATCGCCAGTGCGGTCAGAACGCCCATAGGGAACTTCATGGGAGGGTTGAGCAGTCTCTCCGCGACGGAACTGGGAGCTCTTGTGATCTCGGAGGCGGTCAGGCGATGCGGGATCGCAAAGGAAGACGTGGACGAGGTGATAATGGGGAACGTCCTGCCCCACGGGCTGGGACAGAATCCAGCCCGCCAGGCCCTGCTCATGGCCGAACTCCCTGTTGAAGTCGGTGCAATGACGATAAACAAGGTCTGCGGTTCAGGGCTGAAAGCGGTCATGGTGGCCGCTCATGCCATCATGGCGGGAGATGCCGAGGTCGTCGTTGCAGGGGGGATGGAGTCGATGAGCCGGGCCCCGTACTACCTCGACAGGGCCAGGGAGGGATACCGGCTCTGGGACGGAAAACTCATCGATGCAATGGTCCACGACGGCCTCTGGGACGTGGTCAACGACTTCCATATGGGGTACACGGCGGAGCTCGTCTCTCAGAAGTTTCAGGTCTCTCGAGATGACCAGGATAGATTCGCCTTCCAGTCGAACCAAAGAGCCCTGAAGGCGACAGCCCAGGGAGGCTTCGAGGCGGAGCTCCTGCCCGTCGAGATCCCGCAGAGAAAAGGGGCTTCTCTCGTTGTCGACAGGGATGAAGGGCCGAGGCAGCCGGACCTTGAGGCAATGGCCAGGCTCAAGCCGGTTTTCAAGGAGGACGGAACCGTCACGGCAGGCAACGCTTCAAAGATCAGCGACGGTGCAAGCGCCCTTGTGGTGATGTCTCTCAAAAGGGCAAAGGAACTCGGTGTAACCCCCATGGCCGCGGTTGGTGCCCAGGCATCGGCAGGAGTGGAACTCAAGGATATTCTGGTCGCCCCCATCAAGTCCATACCCAAGGTTCTGGCAAAGGCCGGTCTATCTGCAGACCGGATCGACCTTTTCGAGATCAACGAGGCCTTTGCAGCATCCACCGTGGCCATCATCCGGGAACTCGGGCTCGATCCTGAAAGGGTCAACGTGCGTGGGGGGGCGATCGCCATGGGACATCCCATCGGGGCAAGCGGCGCCAGGGTTCTGACGACTCTTCTTTACGCCATGAAGGATCGGGATGCAAAGCTCGGCCTGGCCTCTCTCTGTCTCGGCGGAGGTGAGGCGGTCTCGCTCATTGTGGAGAGGTAATCGTTCAGAC
The Deltaproteobacteria bacterium DNA segment above includes these coding regions:
- a CDS encoding MerR family transcriptional regulator, with amino-acid sequence MGKGGTPESGYYGIGELARLVGLTPRTIRYYEEIGLLNSVKRVEGGKRVYTDMDYQRLRFIKRLKDLGLTLAEMQELEDIYQIHRTNRKVLPRLLELLEHHASRIDERVQNLNRLKKEIVQYQERIRQKLNHGLQERSIRK
- a CDS encoding acetyl-CoA C-acetyltransferase; protein product: MNTVVIASAVRTPIGNFMGGLSSLSATELGALVISEAVRRCGIAKEDVDEVIMGNVLPHGLGQNPARQALLMAELPVEVGAMTINKVCGSGLKAVMVAAHAIMAGDAEVVVAGGMESMSRAPYYLDRAREGYRLWDGKLIDAMVHDGLWDVVNDFHMGYTAELVSQKFQVSRDDQDRFAFQSNQRALKATAQGGFEAELLPVEIPQRKGASLVVDRDEGPRQPDLEAMARLKPVFKEDGTVTAGNASKISDGASALVVMSLKRAKELGVTPMAAVGAQASAGVELKDILVAPIKSIPKVLAKAGLSADRIDLFEINEAFAASTVAIIRELGLDPERVNVRGGAIAMGHPIGASGARVLTTLLYAMKDRDAKLGLASLCLGGGEAVSLIVER